The following proteins come from a genomic window of Sesamum indicum cultivar Zhongzhi No. 13 linkage group LG10, S_indicum_v1.0, whole genome shotgun sequence:
- the LOC105171319 gene encoding type IV inositol polyphosphate 5-phosphatase 7 has protein sequence MKDENSKKSKLSWSKKLIRRWFNIKCKSDEFQADEAVYGGGDVEWRNSFPEREPSTVKKSKTEKSTKNIERSFSRSRSRSRRGRGYLDHPQIINVQNYSVFVSTWNVGGKSPPSNMNLDDWLHSAPPADIYVLGFQEIVPLNAGNILGAEDNGPAKKWLALIKRTLNNAPGTSGGSGRYTPSPVPDPIAEWNADFEGSTRHKASTFLPRRSFQTPQCWRMENDISAQQPRLERRFSVCDRVIFGHRPSDFDPNMRWGYRPSDCSSSQRPSDYSSGRRPSDYSSGPRASDYSSSRRPSDYSWGQRASDFSRLGSDEDYLPGDSPSTVLYSPMSYSAYAPAEDACAMPGRSRYSLVASKQMVGIFLTVWVRSELTEHVRNIKVSCVGRGLMGYLGNKGSISISMLLHQTSLCFVCSHLTSGQKEGDELRRNADFMEILRKTRFPRVNGIHDEKSPETILQHDRIIWLGDLNYRIALPYRSAKALIEMQNWRALLEKDQLRIEQRRGRVFDGWKEGKIYFPPTYKYSHNSDRYAGDDMHPKEKRRTPAWCDRILWYGSGLQQLSYVRGESRFSDHRPVSSVFWAEIESVPNRLRKSMSCSSSRIEVEELLPYSHAYTELCFF, from the exons ATGAAAGAtgaaaattccaagaaaagcAAG CTCTCCTGGTCCAAGAAATTGATTAGAAGATGGTTCAATATCAAGTGCAAAAGTGATGAATTTCAAGCTGATGAAGCTGTTTACGGAG GTGGTGATGTGGAATGGAGGAACAGCTTTCCTGAGAGGGAACCATCCACAGTCAAGAAGAGTAAAACTG aaaaatcaaCCAAGAACATAGAGAGATCCTTTTCCCGTTCACGCTCCCGTTCGAGGAGGGGGAGAGGTTATCTTGACCACCCTCAGATTATAAATGTGCAGAACTACAG TGTTTTTGTATCAACATGGAATGTGGGAGGAAAATCACCACCAAGCAATATGAATTTAGATGATTGGCTACATTCTGCTCCTCCTGCTGACATATATGTGCTCGG GTTTCAAGAAATAGTTCCTTTGAATGCTGGTAATATTCTGGGAGCTGAGGACAATGGTCCTGCCAAGAAGTGGCTTGCTCTGATAAAGAGAACGTTAAACAATGCTCCTGGCACTAGTGGGGGCAGTGGCCGATATACACCATCACCTGTTCCTGATCCCATTGCTGAGTGGAATGCTGATTTTGAGGGATCAACCAGGCACAAAGCCTCGACCTTCTTACCTCGTCGATCGTTCCAGACGCCACAATGCTGGAGAATGGAGAATGACATTTCAGCCCAACAACCTCGCCTTGAGAGGAGATTCAGCGTATGTGACCGGGTAATTTTTGGTCATAGGCCTAGTGATTTTGACCCAAATATGCGATGGGGTTACAGGCCAAGTGACTGTTCCTCCAGTCAGAGGCCAAGTGATTATTCTTCTGGTCGCCGTCCAAGTGACTACTCTTCTGGTCCCCGGGCAAGCGACTATTCCTCTAGTCGGCGGCCAAGTGACTACTCTTGGGGTCAGAGAGCAAGCGATTTTTCACGATTAGGTTCGGATGAAGATTATCTCCCTGGTGATTCACCCAGTACAGTTTTATATTCTCCAATGTCCTACAGTGCATATGCACCGGCAGAAGATGCATGTGCTATGCCTGGACGCTCGAGATACTCTTTAGTTGCTAGTAAGCAAATGGTTGGCATCTTTCTCACTGTTTGGGTCCGAAGTGAGTTGACGGAACATGTTAGGAACATAAAGGTTTCCTGTGTTGGCAGAGGATTGATGGGCTACCTTGGTAATAAG GGATCCATTTCAATAAGCATGTTATTGCATCAGACCAGCCTTTGCTTTGTGTGCAGTCACCTGACATCTGGTCAGAAAGAAGGTGATGAACTACGCAGAAATGCTGATTTCATGGAGATCCTAAGGAAAACTAGATTCCCACGAGTTAATGGCATCCATGACGAGAAATCCCCTGAGACAATCCTTCAACATGA TCGAATTATCTGGCTTGGCGATCTGAACTATCGAATAGCGCTGCCATACCGGTCTGCCAAAGCACTTATTGAAATGCAAAACTGGAGAGCTCTACTAGAGAAGGACCAA CTGAGGATAGAGCAGAGACGAGGTCGAGTTTTTGATGGGTGGAAAGAAGGGAAGATATATTTCCCACctacatataaatattcacataATTCAGACAGATATGCTGGTGATGATATGCACCCAAAAGAGAAACGAAGAACACCTGCATG GTGTGACCGAATTTTATGGTATGGAAGTGGCCTCCAGCAATTATCATATGTCCGCGGCGAATCACGGTTTTCAGATCATAGACCAGTTTCCAGTGTGTTTTGGGCGGAAATAGAGTCAGTCCCCAACCGTTTGAGAAAAAGCATGAGTTGCTCAAGCTCAAGAATTGAAGTAGAAGAGCTGTTGCCTTACTCGCATGCCTATACAGAACTCTGCTTTTTCTAA
- the LOC105171320 gene encoding vicilin-like antimicrobial peptides 2-2 → MAMINLNTRLSLLLLLTLSLLLLPSHCYTNPQLQEGEEESAEEGLFKCFVSCEKRRENEHELSQCEKRCVREYQERKREEREERGGRRGEETVVPKIDEPRKVYEQCLSQCGKTEGSRQQFDQCRRICERQYEQQQQREKRGGGEGTIENHHRRDPEQQYKQCQSRCAREERGEQRQYCQQKCQWEYERQKREQGREQGGGGGSTNPRKEREEEEEQEGKNPYFFESQRFDSKYRTEEGNVKVLERFSKKSELLQGVDNYRLAVLEANPNTFVLPHHFDAESVLVVAGGKGTISYVWQNRRKSYNVKLGDVMRVPAGSIVYLVNRDDNEKLYVLKLLQPVNTPGRFKEYFGVGGENPESFYRTFSNEILEAAFNVPSDRLKRLFGQQKKGVIIRASKEQIRALSQESEESSRGRREESWGPFNLLEGRPLFSNRYGQYFEASPNDYQQLKDLDVSVGFMNINKGGMVAPYYNSRSTKLVLVVGGNGRFEMACPHRSARSKQGRKERQGETTDVRYQRVSARLSIGDAFIVPAGHPIAMIASQDSNLQLVSFGIKGSYNQKYFLAGQDNIWNQVESEAKELSFKMPAREVEEIFRRQEQSYFLPGPGQGEERGKEHYVASILDFVGF, encoded by the exons ATGGCTATGATCAACCTCAACACCAGACTCTCTTTACTTCTTCTCTTgactctttctcttcttctccttccctCCCACTGCTACACAAACCCCCAGCTGCAAGAAGGAGAGGAGGAATCAGCTGAAGAAGGGCTGTTTAAGTGCTTTGTCAGCTGCGAAAAGCGACGAGAGAACGAGCATGAATTAAGCCAGTGTGAGAAAAGATGCGTGCGGGAGTATcaggagagaaagagagaggagcGAGAGGAGAGAGGCGGCCGCCGCGGTGAGGAGACGGTTGTGCCGAAGATAGACGAGCCCAGGAAGGTGTATGAGCAGTGCCTGAGTCAGTGTGGCAAGACTGAGGGGTCGAGGCAGCAGTTTGATCAGTGCAGAAGAATCTGTGAACGTCAGTAcgagcagcagcagcaaagGGAAAAACGTGGCGGCGGTGAAG GTACAATAGAAAATCATCACCGCCGTGATCCCGAACAGCAATACAAACAGTGCCAAAGCAGATGCGCGAGAGAAGAACGTGGAGAGCAAAGGCAGTATTGCCAGCAGAAATGTCAATGGGAGTATGAAAGGCAGAAAAGAGAACAAGGGCGCGAGCAGGGCGGAGGAGGAGGTTCGACGAATCCCagaaaagaaagggaagaagaagaggaacaAGAAGGCAAGAATCCATACTTCTTCGAGTCACAGAGGTTTGATTCTAAGTACAGAACTGAAGAGGGGAACGTCAAAGTCCTCGAGAGGTTTTCCAAGAAGTCTGAGCTCCTCCAGGGCGTCGACAATTATCGGTTAGCGGTTCTGGAGGCGAATCCCAATACATTCGTGCTTCCTCACCACTTTGACGCTGAATCAGTCCTTGTCGTCGCCGGCG GGAAAGGAACGATAAGCTACGTGTGGCAGAATCGAAGGAAATCCTATAACGTGAAGCTTGGAGATGTAATGAGGGTCCCTGCTGGGTCAATCGTGTACTTGGTAAACCGCGATGACaacgaaaaattatatgttttgaaGTTGTTGCAGCCTGTAAATACTCCAGGCCGCTTTAAG GAATACTTTGGTGTGGGAGGAGAAAATCCAGAGTCGTTCTACAGGACCTTCAGCAATGAGATTCTTGAGGCTGCCTTCAAT GTTCCAAGTGACAGGCTGAAGAGACTTTTTGGACAGCAGAAGAAGGGTGTAATAATCAGGGCTTCTAAAGAGCAGATCAGGGCGTTGAGCCAAGAATCTGAAGAGTCCTCCAGGGGAAGAAGAGAGGAGTCTTGGGGCCCATTCAATCTGTTGGAGGGACGGCCCTTGTTCTCCAACAGATACGGGCAGTACTTCGAGGCCTCTCCCAATGATTATCAGCAGCTAAAAGACCTGGATGTTTCAGTTGGATTCATGAACATCAACAAA GGTGGAATGGTAGCACCTTACTACAACTCAAGGTCCACAAAGTTGGTGTTGGTGGTAGGAGGGAATGGCCGCTTTGAAATGGCATGCCCTCATCGCTCAGCCCGAAGCAAACAAGGGAGGAAAGAAAGGCAAGGAGAAACAACTGATGTACGCTACCAAAGGGTGAGTGCCCGTTTGTCCATAGGCGACGCATTCATCGTCCCTGCCGGCCATCCTATCGCTATGATTGCCTCCCAAGACTCGAACTTGCAACTAGTGAGCTTCGGGATCAAGGGTTCTTACAATCAGAAATATTTCTTAGCCG GACAAGACAACATATGGAACCAGGTTGAGTCAGAGGCAAAAGAGCTGTCGTTCAAGATGCCGGCAAGAGAGGTAGAGGAGATATTCAGAAGGCAAGAACAGTCGTATTTTCTGCCTGGTCCCGGACAGGGAGAGGAGAGGGGAAAAGAGCACTATGTGGCTTCGATTTTGGACTTTGTTGGCTTTTGA
- the LOC105171321 gene encoding proteasome subunit beta type-2-B: MESVFGLVGKDFGIVAADTSAVHSILVHKTNEDKIMVLDSHKLMGASGETGDRAQFTEYIQKNVSLYQFRNGIPLTTAAAANFTRGELATALRKNPYMVNIILAGYDKETGPSLYFIDYIASLHKLDKAAFGYGSYFALSMMDRHYRRDMTVEEAIELVDKCIMEIRSRLVIAPPNFLIKIVDKDGAREFAWRESIKDAPVSTAA, from the exons ATGGAATCCGTGTTTGGACTGGTCGGCAAAGATTTCGGCATAGTGGCGGCGGACACATCGGCAGTCCACAGCATCCTCGTTCACAAGACTAACGAGGATAAGATCATGGTGCTAGATTCTCACAAGCTCATGGGAGCCTCCGGAGAGACCGGCGACCG GGCTCAGTTTACAGAGTACATACAGAAGAATGTATCCTTGTACCAATTTCGTAATGGCATTCCTTTGACGACTGCAGCTGCTGCAAACTTCACCAGAGGCGAGCTTGCCACAGCCTTGCGAAAG AATCCATACATGGTGAATATCATTCTGGCTGGATATGATAAGGAGACAGGACCTTCTCTCTACTTCATCGACTATATTGCATCCCTTCACAAGCTTGATAAAGCAGCATTTGGTTATGGATCCTACTTTGCCCTCTCCATGATGGATAGGCACTACCGTCGTGACATGACAGTTGAAGAGGCCATTGAGTTGGTCGATAAGTGCATAATGGAAATAAGGAGTAGGCTGGTCATAGCCCCTCCAAactttttaatcaaaattgttGACAAGGACGGGGCGAGAGAATTCGCGTGGCGTGAGTCTATCAAGGATGCCCCTGTTTCTACCGCAGCATGA